Within the Candidatus Binatia bacterium genome, the region CGAACGGCACGAAGAACGGAATCGCCCCGAAGCGATAGCGATAACCGCCCCACACCTGCGAACCGAGCACCTCGAACCCGGTCGCGACGATCGCGCAGAGCCAGACGATTTTGCGATCCTCGGGCGCCACCCACCGCGCGGTCAGCCAGAGCACGGCGAGCGTAATAAGGCCGAGGACGAATTGATCCGGCCAGGGCGCCCGCGCGAACGAGTCGAGAAAGAGCAGGAACGGTCCGAAGGCAAGCACGCTCCCCAAGACCCAGAGCGAGGGTGGCCGCGCGGCCGAGAGGGCGTTCGCGCTCGTCATTAGATCTTGACTTGGAGCGAGAAGTAGAGGTTGAGCGCGAGCGGATAGTTACCGGAGAACGCATCGCCGTACGACGGCACGAAGCTCTGGGCGAAGTACGGGTTCTCGGGCACGCCGTTCGCCGCCGCGTCGTTCGGGCTCGAGCCGTTATAGAAGTGACCGCCGTTGTAGAAGGTGTTCGACGTGTATCCGCAGATCACGCCGTTGGCCGGATAGGCGCGCGTCCACGGTTCGTTCGATCCGCCGAAACATTGGTTGACGAGGTTCGTCACGACGAAGCGTCCCGAGATCCTCTGCGTGAAATCGTACGTCATCTGCAGGCCGAGATTGAACTGCCAGGGTTGACGGAACTCGCCGAAAGTATCGAACTTCCCGGTCTGCGGGTTGGGGATGTAGAGCGTCCCGGGGTCGGTGCCGTCGCTCGTCAGCGCGTGGCTGCACGAGGTGTAATCCGCCATCAGCGGGTTGACCGTCTTGATTCCGAGACTTCCTTGATTCGCGTAACAGGCGCGTGGATCGATGCCCTGCACGTCGGCCGGCGTGCCGTACGTCGTTCCTTCGAAGAGCTCCATCGCCGGCGTGAGCGCGAACTTGCCGCGACGGTAGTTCAATACGATCGCGAACGTATTTGGCGAGACGTACGGGAAGTCGAGTCCGGGCGCGTACCAGTCGTGCGGGCCGAGCGTCGGCTGCGGCGCCATCGCGTAGTACGGATTGAAGATCGACGACGCTCCGCACTTCGGTGCGGGAACTCCCTTGCCGGTGTCTTTATAGCATTGGGCTCCGCCGCCGGCGCGCGTCAGCGCGTTGAACTCTTGGATATCCTGATTGTACTGATCCACCGGCCCGACCGTGCTGTTCAAATAGTCGTTCCACATCTCGGTCGCGTTCGTGTACGTGTACGAGAACGTGCCGGAGAAGCCGTTCTTGCTAAAATCGCCCTTCGTTACGAGCAACTCGACCCCGTCGACGCGCAGCGTCCCGGCGTTGAACGAGGGGGATACCCCGAGGCTCGGGAGGTTCGGCGTCTCGTAGAGTTGATTCGTGCCCCAGCGGTAGTAGGGCGTGATCTTCGTCGCGACGTCGGTCCCCTTGAAGTGGTGCTCGTACGAGAAGTCGTAGTTGTCGGAGAACTGCGGCTGCGCTTCGTGCAGCGGAGAGCTGTAGCCGAAGGGGATGAAGCCGAGCAGGGTCGAGGCGAGGTTCGGCTGCAGCGTATCGTACTGGATCTCGTAGTTCTGCGGCTGCTGGGCGTAGCGCCCGGCCGACGCGCGCAGCACGGTGTCGGCGTTCACCGTGTAGGTTGCCGAGATGCGCGGAAGGCCGTACGCGACCGCGTACGACGACGGATAGTCGTTCGTCAAGAGAATTCCATCGGTGCCGTTGGGATGAACGGTCTTAACGGGCGTTCCCGTCGACCGGTCTACCGGACATTTGAAACCGACGTAGGGCGTGTAGAAGTAAATATACTGCGGCGGCTGCGGCACGAAGATCGGCTGACGCGTGACGGGATTCACGCAGAACTCCCGCTGGGCCGCGGCAAACCAGAAGTTCGTCGCCGGATTGTTCGTGTCGGCGAGGCCGTAGGCGTCGTTCTCGAAACGCACGGCGGCGTTGACGACCCACGCGTCGCCGGGGCGCCACTGATCGCTGATCGAGGCGTTCGTGAGTTTCGGAACGACCGCGTTGATGTCGGCGCTATTGCCGAGATAGGTGAGCTCCATCGAGGCGCCGTCCACGCAGGCCGGCGTCGTCGCCTTCAACTCGCCGTCGGCGCAGGGATCCTGGCTGTCGAAGTTTCCGTACGGATCGGCGAAGTCGCCCTGCGAGACGGGTTTGTTGCAGGGCGCCGGATTGCCGAGCTTGTAACGCGGACTGTTCGCCGTCGCGAAGCACTGCGACCCGTTCGTGAAGTTGCTGACCTGCTGTGAATCGGTGTTGAAGTAGTTGCGATTCGCGTAGCGCAGGGTGTTCGAGGTAATGTACGAGACCATGCCCTCGAGCAGGTGCTGGCTCGAGATCTGATCGGCAAACTGCAACTCGAGGCCGCCGGTGTGCGAATCCACTTCGTACTGGTAGTTCGTCACGCCGAGCGTGACGTTATTGCCCCAACCGTTCGCGCTCGCCCGATTCGTATTCGAGTAGAACGAGTAGCCGAAGAGCCGGAGGTAGGCGGTCGAGCCGAGGTTCTTCTGATACTGCAGCTTCGCGATGTTCGCGGTATCCCAGCGGCCGTCGCGATAATCGCCCGGTATCAGCGACGCGACCTGATACTGCTGGTTGTTGAGCGGGCACGCGTTCGGGACGCCGGTGACGTTCGCGCAGCGGCCGGTCGGCGAGCCGGGATAGTAGTACGCAATCGGCGCGGTCGATGCCGGCGAGAGCCAGCGCGTGTTGCCGGAGAACGTGTAGAAATCCGGCCACTGATTGATGTGACCCGCATAGAAGTCGGGCGGCGAGCCGAGCAAGCCGTCGTTCTCGATTCCCATGCCGAGCGGACCCGCGTCGTCGAGGCTCGAGTAGTACTGCGTGTAGTTCGCCGACGACATGTAGAGGAGTTGCACGTCGTCGCGTCCGGGATCGTTGCGGTGTGGAATTCCCACGTGAATGTTCGCGACGACGTCGCGGCCGTCGACCGCCGACGGCTGCCCGAAGTTCGACGGATAGGAGCCGAAGCAGCCCGGATCGTTCGAGACGAGGCCCTTATGTACGGCCGGGTTCACGTACGTCGTGTTGTTGTGGCAGTCCGGATAGACTGCCGGCCAGAAGGGTAACTCCGTCGTGACGTACGACGGCCAGTAGCCGTAAGGAATCGTGTCGATCAGACTGGCGCCATTGTATTGGTCGAAGTAGCGCAGGTCCTGATTGGTGCCGCTGATGCCGATGTAGTACGAGAAGTTTCGGTCCGGCGTCGAGCCGCCGGCTTCGATGCGCGCGTCGTGGTAGAACGTCGGCGTGCCGATCGCGAGGCCGCCGACGGCATAGCCCGGGTAGGTTCCGGTCTTGATGACCTGGTTGATGAAGCCGGCGAGGCCCGTCGCGTTAGCATCGGCCTCGCCCCCGCCCGTGTAGATCTGCAACTCCTGCTGGCCGAGCGTCGACTCCGAGTTCCCGGGATAATTGTCGAAGGATCGATTGATCGGGACGCCGTCGTATTCGTAACCGATCTGGTCGTAGTAGCCGCCGCGAATGTAGACGGTCTGATTGACGCCCACCTGATTCGGGGGCACGTACGCGCCCGGCATCGAGGCGATCGCGGAGTACGCGTTGTTGAGGCCGCCTCCGCCGCCGAGCGTCGCCGCGGCCGCGGTCAGCCCGGGATTGACGGAGTAAACGTCGGTCCCGGTTCCCGGCCGCACCGGACTCAGCGGCGATCGCGAGGTGATGCGCGCGATCTCCTTGAGGCTCTTCTGCAGCGCGAGCGTCAGCGATTGGCTCTGATCG harbors:
- a CDS encoding TonB-dependent receptor codes for the protein MRSSFGQWARVAVLAFASVAWLTSPARAGTTGTITGQVVDSATKAPIAGATVTAVSPSQVAHVTSDASGRFIFLSLAPDTYVISAEHAGYSPLSVTGISVFADQSQSLTLALQKSLKEIARITSRSPLSPVRPGTGTDVYSVNPGLTAAAATLGGGGGLNNAYSAIASMPGAYVPPNQVGVNQTVYIRGGYYDQIGYEYDGVPINRSFDNYPGNSESTLGQQELQIYTGGGEADANATGLAGFINQVIKTGTYPGYAVGGLAIGTPTFYHDARIEAGGSTPDRNFSYYIGISGTNQDLRYFDQYNGASLIDTIPYGYWPSYVTTELPFWPAVYPDCHNNTTYVNPAVHKGLVSNDPGCFGSYPSNFGQPSAVDGRDVVANIHVGIPHRNDPGRDDVQLLYMSSANYTQYYSSLDDAGPLGMGIENDGLLGSPPDFYAGHINQWPDFYTFSGNTRWLSPASTAPIAYYYPGSPTGRCANVTGVPNACPLNNQQYQVASLIPGDYRDGRWDTANIAKLQYQKNLGSTAYLRLFGYSFYSNTNRASANGWGNNVTLGVTNYQYEVDSHTGGLELQFADQISSQHLLEGMVSYITSNTLRYANRNYFNTDSQQVSNFTNGSQCFATANSPRYKLGNPAPCNKPVSQGDFADPYGNFDSQDPCADGELKATTPACVDGASMELTYLGNSADINAVVPKLTNASISDQWRPGDAWVVNAAVRFENDAYGLADTNNPATNFWFAAAQREFCVNPVTRQPIFVPQPPQYIYFYTPYVGFKCPVDRSTGTPVKTVHPNGTDGILLTNDYPSSYAVAYGLPRISATYTVNADTVLRASAGRYAQQPQNYEIQYDTLQPNLASTLLGFIPFGYSSPLHEAQPQFSDNYDFSYEHHFKGTDVATKITPYYRWGTNQLYETPNLPSLGVSPSFNAGTLRVDGVELLVTKGDFSKNGFSGTFSYTYTNATEMWNDYLNSTVGPVDQYNQDIQEFNALTRAGGGAQCYKDTGKGVPAPKCGASSIFNPYYAMAPQPTLGPHDWYAPGLDFPYVSPNTFAIVLNYRRGKFALTPAMELFEGTTYGTPADVQGIDPRACYANQGSLGIKTVNPLMADYTSCSHALTSDGTDPGTLYIPNPQTGKFDTFGEFRQPWQFNLGLQMTYDFTQRISGRFVVTNLVNQCFGGSNEPWTRAYPANGVICGYTSNTFYNGGHFYNGSSPNDAAANGVPENPYFAQSFVPSYGDAFSGNYPLALNLYFSLQVKI